The following nucleotide sequence is from Candidatus Obscuribacterales bacterium.
GTGCCCACTAGGGTGAGGGAGGTATTTTCGCTGGCAGATAGGGACTTGACGGAGCCAAAATCCACCAAAAAGACCTGGATTTTCGATCGCCCGGGCTGGGTAACCAGCAAGACGTTGCTGGGTTTAATATCGCGGTGAATAATCGGCGGCTGGCGACTGTGGAGATACTCCAAAATTTTCAGCACTTCCCGGGCAATGCGCTTCGACTCCCGCTCTGTAAAGTTGCGTCCTTCTTTGAGGTAACTATCCAGGGACTTGCCCTGAATGTAAGACTGCACCAGCGCCATCGCCTTGCCATTCATGGGCAAATCCATCTCAAAGCTACCTAGGTACTCTGGAGTAGAAGGATGCTTCAAGGACTTGAGCGCTTCTGCCTCTCGTTTGAACAACTTGAGGTCATCTGGCTTGAGTTCGTCGTCTACAAACACCAGCTTCAAGATAACCAGCGACTCATTGGTGAGATCGCGGGCCAGCAGCGTCCAGCGCCCTGACTTCTTGCCCAGTTGCTGTTGCACCTCATAGCGATCGCCTAGTATCTGCCCTGCCATAAGTCTTTTGAGGTTGGTGATTTTCCAGGTTATCCTTGACCGCAAGGATGTGCCAGTTGGTGATGCCTTGAAAACCCTGAACGTTAACATTACTTGATTTTGCAGTCTGCGCCACCCTGTACCAATTACAGTTATATCTCTATTTGGTGCGTATCATGGGTGAGGTCTAAGGTTCTGCCGTTGACTGCCCATGGGTGACGCTCGCAGTTTTTGATTCAAGTGTTATGGCATCCAATTCTTCAACGTCCATGCGACAAGAGCAACACCCTCTGATTCAGCGTCTAGCCCACTGCATTGAAGACGTCTGGCAGACCTATCTCGATCTGTCTCCCTATCAGCTCCCAGAAGACTTGGGATATGTGGAAGGACGCTTGGAGGGGGAAAAACTCATCATTGAAAACCAGTGCTATCAAACTCGGGAGTTTCGCAAGCTGCACCTAGAATTGGCCAAGGTGGGTCAATCCCTGGATATTTTGCACTGTGTGATGTTTCCGCGCCCAGACTACAATCTACCGATGTTTGGCACCGATATTGTCGGTGGACGCGGGCAGGTGAGCGCTGCCATCGTAGACCTATCTCCCATTGCGCCGCCCGCCGATCCGGATGCTCTGCGGCGATCGCTGCCCGCTAACTACCAAACAGCGCTGCAAACCTACACTGCCCCTAGCTTCAGCCAACCTCGGGATCTACCACCCTGGGGGCATATCTTTTCAGAGTTTTGCCTCTTTGTTCGTCCTGGCGATGCAGCGGAAGAAGAAGCCTTTTTGGCCCACGTGCGGGCGATCCT
It contains:
- a CDS encoding serine/threonine-protein kinase; its protein translation is MAGQILGDRYEVQQQLGKKSGRWTLLARDLTNESLVILKLVFVDDELKPDDLKLFKREAEALKSLKHPSTPEYLGSFEMDLPMNGKAMALVQSYIQGKSLDSYLKEGRNFTERESKRIAREVLKILEYLHSRQPPIIHRDIKPSNVLLVTQPGRSKIQVFLVDFGSVKSLSASENTSLTLVGTRGYMPPEQVGGRTVRASDLYGLGVTLVTCLTGIEPSDIPSRGMRLEFETITNLSPDFTAWLKQMVHPALDRRFATSEDAMAALRPLM
- a CDS encoding phycocyanobilin:ferredoxin oxidoreductase translates to MRQEQHPLIQRLAHCIEDVWQTYLDLSPYQLPEDLGYVEGRLEGEKLIIENQCYQTREFRKLHLELAKVGQSLDILHCVMFPRPDYNLPMFGTDIVGGRGQVSAAIVDLSPIAPPADPDALRRSLPANYQTALQTYTAPSFSQPRDLPPWGHIFSEFCLFVRPGDAAEEEAFLAHVRAILELHCQLAIATPSTPDHQADLLAGQQLYCSQQQQNDKTRRVLEKAFGDVWAERYMTTVLFDLPTQ